One part of the Glycine soja cultivar W05 chromosome 11, ASM419377v2, whole genome shotgun sequence genome encodes these proteins:
- the LOC114374446 gene encoding uncharacterized protein LOC114374446 isoform X1 encodes MDTLSRIRFLPTCYSLQFPKISALSRFPNAFSTATPLVSVLRVRAGPPSVSDTDEDVLQIFFKERELNGDFISRASDLLWRRDFRSSGDYDISELTDNTSQQIEQIIETDSDGGFLKLTRTQEWLTGDNSPPINKKVTAKALQDSSARRMKLNMLKYESLKRELLLLSVGIGLACSGYCLVIFSVQAAISYAIGVLFSCLYLQLLYQHADNLSSEDVPQIFKKKKSKKIGIRSEDLEDFLERTIKGSGISLSSPRLVIPATIYGLWILFHQYFTNDIFDFQLVPAMFGMFVYKAAVLVQAYRDNEGLRFVFPENEDGSSY; translated from the exons ATGGATACCCTTTCAAGGATTAGATTCCTCCCCACTTGTTACAGTCTTCAGTTCCCAAAAATCTCTGCATTATCTCGTTTCCCAAATGCTTTTTCCACAGCCACTCCCCTGGTTTCAGTGCTAAGAGTAAGAGCTGGTCCTCCTTCAG TGAGTGATACAGATGAGGATGTcttgcaaatattttttaaggagAGAGAATTAAATGGGGATTTTATATCAAGAGCTTCCGATTTATTATGGAGAAGAGATTTCAGAAGTTCTGGTGATTATGATATTAGCGAGCTCACCGACAACACTTCTCAACAAATAGAGCAG ATCATAGAGACTGACAGTGATGGTGGTTTTTTGAAACTTACAAGAACCCAAGAGTGGCTAACAGGTGACAATTCTCCACCAATAAACAAGAAGGTGACTGCTAAG GCATTACAGGACAGCAGTGCAAGACGCATGAAACTGAACATGCTCAAATATGAATCT CTCAAGAGGGAATTACTGCTTCTATCTGTGGGTATTGGACTGGCTTGTAGTGGATATTGCTTGGTTATTTTTTCCGTACAG GCTGCTATAAGTTATGCGATTGGAGTCCTTTTCAG TTGCTTGTACCTTCAACTCTTGTATCAACATGCAGACAACCTATCCAGTGAAGACGTTCCTCAAATATTCAAGAAAAAGAAGTCGAAGAA AATTGGTATAAGAAGTGAAGACCTTGAAGATTTCTTGGAGAGGACAATCAAGGGTAGCGGTATATCTCTTTCATCTCCCAGGCTAGTTATTCCAGCAACAATATATGGGCTTTGGATTCTGTTTCATCAGTATTTTACCAATGACATTTTTGATTTCCAG CTTGTGCCAGCCATGTTCGGAATGTTTGTCTACAAGGCTGCTGTTCTGGTGCAAGCTTATAGAGACAATGAAGGTTTACGGTTTGTATTTCCCGAAAATGAAGATGGATCAAGctattga
- the LOC114374446 gene encoding uncharacterized protein LOC114374446 isoform X2 — MDTLSRIRFLPTCYSLQFPKISALSRFPNAFSTATPLVSVLRVRAGPPSVSDTDEDVLQIFFKERELNGDFISRASDLLWRRDFRSSGDYDISELTDNTSQQIEQIIETDSDGGFLKLTRTQEWLTGDNSPPINKKVTAKALQDSSARRMKLNMLKYESLKRELLLLSVGIGLACSGYCLVIFSVQAAISYAIGVLFSCLYLQLLYQHADNLSSEDVPQIFKKKKSKKIGIRSEDLEDFLERTIKGSACASHVRNVCLQGCCSGASL, encoded by the exons ATGGATACCCTTTCAAGGATTAGATTCCTCCCCACTTGTTACAGTCTTCAGTTCCCAAAAATCTCTGCATTATCTCGTTTCCCAAATGCTTTTTCCACAGCCACTCCCCTGGTTTCAGTGCTAAGAGTAAGAGCTGGTCCTCCTTCAG TGAGTGATACAGATGAGGATGTcttgcaaatattttttaaggagAGAGAATTAAATGGGGATTTTATATCAAGAGCTTCCGATTTATTATGGAGAAGAGATTTCAGAAGTTCTGGTGATTATGATATTAGCGAGCTCACCGACAACACTTCTCAACAAATAGAGCAG ATCATAGAGACTGACAGTGATGGTGGTTTTTTGAAACTTACAAGAACCCAAGAGTGGCTAACAGGTGACAATTCTCCACCAATAAACAAGAAGGTGACTGCTAAG GCATTACAGGACAGCAGTGCAAGACGCATGAAACTGAACATGCTCAAATATGAATCT CTCAAGAGGGAATTACTGCTTCTATCTGTGGGTATTGGACTGGCTTGTAGTGGATATTGCTTGGTTATTTTTTCCGTACAG GCTGCTATAAGTTATGCGATTGGAGTCCTTTTCAG TTGCTTGTACCTTCAACTCTTGTATCAACATGCAGACAACCTATCCAGTGAAGACGTTCCTCAAATATTCAAGAAAAAGAAGTCGAAGAA AATTGGTATAAGAAGTGAAGACCTTGAAGATTTCTTGGAGAGGACAATCAAGGGTAGCG CTTGTGCCAGCCATGTTCGGAATGTTTGTCTACAAGGCTGCTGTTCTGGTGCAAGCTTATAG